A region from the Salminus brasiliensis chromosome 22, fSalBra1.hap2, whole genome shotgun sequence genome encodes:
- the hhex gene encoding hematopoietically-expressed homeobox protein hhex, producing MATPAKPLLWSPFLQRPVHKRKGGQVRFSNEQTIELEKKFETQKYLSPPERKRLAKMLQLSERQVKTWFQNRRAKWRRLKQENPQVSKRELEDGSSAERSSELSHAEIHSDSSHESDQELDVEDHSELSPNPHI from the exons ATGGCTACCCCTG CGAAACCTCTCCTGTGGAGTCCGTTCCTGCAGCGACCTGTCCACAAGAGGAAAGGAGGGCAAGTGCGCTTCTCCAACGAGCAAACCATCGAGCTGGAGAAGAAGTTCGAGACGCAGAAGTACCTGAGCCCACCCGAGAGGAAGCGACTGGCCAAGATGCTGCAGCTCAGCGagagacag gtaaaaacgtgGTTCCAGAATCGCAGAGCTAAATGGAGGCGCCTCAAACAG GAAAATCCTCAGGTCAGTAAGCGGGAGCTGGAGGACGGGAGCTCTGCAGAGAGGAGCAGTGAACTGTCTCACGCTGAAATCCACTCAGACTCTTCTCATGAGTCTGACCAAGAACTGGACGTGGAGGACCATTCTGAACTCTCGCCAAATCCTCACATATGA